One part of the Sarcophilus harrisii chromosome 5, mSarHar1.11, whole genome shotgun sequence genome encodes these proteins:
- the LOC100916830 gene encoding zinc finger protein 420-like — MCPGSLRPHPQELVTFRDVALDFTQEEWGLLDDPQKELYKEVMLENAWNLLSLGLLVPSEYVISYFKQKKSQWMLDQEGLRSCSPEREIRLETKESTPELSLPVVETYKPRFISDGPGNFSWKDICNTLEKIHSGEKSYEHNQSGKVFTERWALTGYKRNHIREKHIEYNQYGKIFKYKNSFPLYHKIHAAERPYECNQCGKAFTKKARLTIHQRIHTGEKPYKCNQCGKSFRDKGTLTVHQRIHTGEKPYECNQCGKAFRDKGALTVHQRIHTGEKPYECNQCGKAFTKKSRLTAHQRIHTGEKPYKCNQCGKSFTESGALNRHQIIHTAEKPYKCNQCGKAFIESGALNRHQIIHTAEKPYKCNQCGKTFSHKGILTVHQRIHTGEKPYECNQCGKGFTKKIRLIVHQRLHTGEEPYKCNQCGKAFRDKAVLTIHQRIHTGEKPYKCNQCGKAFTESRSLNRHQRIHTGKKPYKCNQCGKAFKHKVSLSAHQRIHTGDEPYKCNQCGKAFRDKRTLTEHQRIHTGDEPYKCNQCGKAFRDKGALTAHQRIHTGEKPYECNQCGKTFRQRGTLTVHQRIHTGEKPYECNQCGKSFTQNRTLNRHQIIHTAEKPYKCNQCGKAFRHKGALTVHQRIHTGEKPYECNHCGKAFTQRGALIEHQRIHTGEKPYKCNQCGKAFTESRGLKRHQIIHTGEKPYECNQCGKSFRDKGALTVHQRIHTGEKPYECNQCGKAFGDKGALTVHQRIHTGEKPYKCNQCGKAFTNRGFLTLHQRIHTGEEHYKCNQ, encoded by the exons ATGTGTCCTGGAAGCCTCAGACCTCATCCTCAG GAGTTGGTGACATTCAGAGATGTGGCTTTGGACTTTACCCAGGAGGAATGGGGCCTCTTGGACGATCCTCAGAAGGAGCTGTACAAGGAGGTCATGTTGGAGAATGCCTGGAACCTGCTCTCTCTGG GGCTTCTAGTTCCCAGCGAATATGTGATCTcttattttaagcaaaaaaaatcacaatggaTGCTGGACCAAGAAGGCCTGAGGAGCTGCTCTCCAG aaagaGAAATCAGACTTGAAACGAAGGAAAGTACTCCAGAGCTAAGTCTTCCTGTAGTAGAAACTTACAAGCCAAGATTCATCAGTGATGGTCCTGGTAACTTCTCTTGGAAAGATATATGTAATACACTTGAGAAAATTCATAGTGGAGAGAAATCTTACGAGCATAATCAAAGTGGAAAAGTTTTCACAGAAAGGTGGGCTCTTACTGGATATAAGAGAAATCACATTAGAGAGAAACATATTGAATATAACCAATATGgaaagattttcaaatataaaaatagttttcctcTTTATCATAAAATCCATGCTGCAGAGagaccttatgaatgtaaccagtgtggaaaggctttcacaaaaaAGGCACGTCTTActatacatcagagaatccacactggagagaaaccttataaatgtaaccaatgtggaaagtcTTTTAGAGACAAGGGaactcttactgtacatcagagaatccacactggagagaaaccttatgaatgtaatcaatgtggaaaggcttttagagacAAGGGagctcttactgtacatcagagaatccacactggagagaaaccttatgaatgtaaccagtgtggaaaggctttcacaaaaaAGTCACGTCTTactgcacatcagagaatccacactggagagaaaccttataaatgtaaccagtgtggaaagtcTTTTACAGAAAGTGGAGCTCTTAATAGACATCAGATAATCCATACAGccgagaaaccttataaatgtaaccagtgtggaaaggcttttatagAAAGTGGAGCTCTTAATAGACATCAGATAATCCATACAGccgagaaaccttataaatgtaaccaatgtggaaagacttttagtcATAAAGGAattcttactgtacatcagagaatccacactggagaaaaaccttatgaatgtaatcagtgtggaaagggtTTCACAAAAAAGATACGtcttattgtacatcagagaCTCCACACTGGAGAggaaccttataaatgtaaccaatgtggaaaggcttttagagatAAGGCAGTTCTTActatacatcagagaatccacactggagagaaaccttataaatgtaaccaatgtggaaaggcttttacagaAAGTAGGAGTCTTAatagacatcagagaatccatacaggaaagaaaccttataaatgtaaccaatgtggaaaggcttttaaacATAAGGTATCTCTTAgtgcacatcagagaatccacactggagatgaaccttataaatgtaaccaatgtggaaaggcttttagagacAAGAGAACTCTTACTGAACATCAGAGGATCCACACTGGAGAtgaaccttataaatgtaaccaatgtggaaaagcctttagAGACAAGGGAGCTCTTactgcacatcagagaatccacactggagagaaaccttatgaatgtaaccagtgtggaaagacttttagacaAAGGGGAACTCTTACTGtacatcaaagaatccacactggagagaaaccttatgaatgtaaccaatgtgggaAGTCTTTTACACAAAATAGAACTCTTAATAGACATCAGATAATCCATACAgcagagaaaccttataaatgtaaccagtgtggaaaggcttttagacacAAGGGagctcttactgtacatcagagaatccacactggagagaaaccttatgaatgtaaccattgtggaaaggcttttacacaaAGGGGAGCTCTtattgaacatcagagaatccacactggagagaaaccttataaatgtaaccagtgtggaaaggcttttacagaAAGTAGAGGTCTTAAGAGACATCAGataatccacactggagagaaaccttatgaatgtaaccaatgtggaaagtcTTTTAGAGACAAGGGagctcttactgtacatcagagaatccacactggagagaaaccatatgaatgtaaccaatgtgggaAGGCTTTTGGAGACAAGGGagctcttactgtacatcagagaatccacactggagagaaaccttataaatgtaaccaatgtgggaAGGCTTTTACAAATAGAGGATTTCTTActttacatcagagaatccacactggagaggaacattataaatgtaaccaatga